TCCCCTTTTTTGTTGGGCTCATGAAGAGAATCACTACTTCACTAtgattgctttcaattttttctcttttctttttccattttcaacTTTATCCTGTTCTACTTCCTCTTGCAATGCttattttgggtttattcttgcATCACTTGCGAAACATTACAAAGGATAATTGTGACACCCAAAAAGTTAGTCTAACGTTGAAAAGATGAACCATCCACATCTAGTGAGTCAATTATAAAGGTGTTCATNNNNNNNNNNNNNNNNNNNNNNNNNNNNNNNNNNNNNNNNNNNNNNNNNNNNNNNNNNNNNNNNNNNNNNNNNNNNNNNNNNNNNNNNNNNNNNNNNNNNNNNNNNNNNNNNNNNNNNNNNNNNNNNNNCAAGAGTTGAATTGTAAATTCTCTTGTCATATCTCCATAAAGTTTGGtttgtaagaaaagaaaaacaagagtgATCTtcaatgtatatattttggaagaaagttGATAAAGTGTAGCTGGCCGGATCAGTAGTATATGTTTCATCAATAAGTACATCCACAGTCTACAAGGAGAAATGAGTTCAAGTAAATGTTGGatcaaaatcaattaaaaaaaaaaacctaagatTTTGATCTTAGCACAATACATTTAACTCCCAAGGATTCATCTCAAAACCATCTTTAATCTTAATATTGCAATTCAACTTACACATAGGATGGCATGCAGTTGATCCAAATCTTCAGGATTAGAGATGTTATAAGTCATCTTATTGATAGAGCTGTCCACATTCTCTCCACCTGCATCTTCTGTGTACTGCATCGAAAGTTCAAAGAAATACAATTTTAGATCAATTTATTCTGCTTATTATAGTCATTTTTAGTTTGTCTTATTTTCTTCCTCTGTTTTCCAAAAGATATATGAAATGATTCTTTCTATAGAAACTGATTCTTTCACTATATATCCAAGGTTGTTTTATGGTATAACATTAtaggaaaatttcaaaattgattTTGTACCTTCAACTTGAATGCTTCCTTTGTAAATGACCAGACACCCTGCAAGATAAGAGCAAACCCAAATAGTAAGTCCGACATTAGTCTTCCATTTCATTTTCTTAGATTCTCTACGCTTAATTAATGTTAGAGgaacaataaaaagaaatgttttgTTGTTATATACAAACACTTGAATATGATTTCATAGGGTATATACAGACATCATAATATCCCATCCAAGCTACTGTCGGTTTGAATGATTTCTTGCTTGCCGCGACTTTAGTCAAGCATAGATAATTCTCTTTAACCTGCAAGACAAAAATGATTTACTCCAATAGTCGtgtaacagtctactaaatagtattactcaaattcaaattattaaaatttgatgTCATACTTACGGCGTCGTAAACTTGATTGGCTGTCGTTTCAAGATTTGCGAAAACTCCCAGAAACTTGATCCACTCTGCTCTCTATTAAACATAAGGAAGATATAGGTAATAATCATTTCCAAGCATGAACAGTTTAAACTAAACCTTACTTCTGTAGTTTTTGAAAATCAAGAAGATGGATATCATGTGGGATGCTTTTTTCTTGATCAAATTACATGATTACCTGCAGAGGTGCATCTTCTACGAAGGGAACAAAAGAAGCAATATTGCAAGCTTGTGGTTGATCAGTATTGTCGGTAACAAAGTGTGCCCCGAATTGCAAGAGCTGTTGCGGATCACTCTTGTTGATTATCTGAATTTCTCCACTTTGGAATAATTTTAATACGCATTGAGAAGCTACAGAGTCTGATGTAATGCCCTTCAAGTTCCCTAGTAACCCTAAAAGCTGAAGAGACGCATTAACATAAGCAAAGGAAACAAAAGTAGAACGTCAATAAAAGTCCATCACCTATTCTGTTGAACTTTTCCTTTGAATGATGTAATTgagcccattttttttttaaaaaaaaacaatattacaGTAGACTAATTAATAAGAATTACAACTTACGGTAAGCCAGTGATCCTCACCTCCAAAAAGGAAACTGCAATttcacaaaaagagaaaaaaaggacGAGACAGAGAAAATGGTCAGATAAaacaaagatgaagaaaaaagaacgagaataaaatggtttccatatattattgtttgattttgaatgAAGTAGTATGTTAAAATACAATGGAATGAATAGACTAATTCTAGCTAGCTTATAGCtttaagtttttgagaaaaGAGACAAATGGGCATAatgtttctgtttctgttcATTTAAATTGGGAATGGTACAATATATAATGTTTTTGCATCCGCCACTATTATACTTTTGATGATCGATCTATAACGACCCAAGAAAAACGCTtaaatgattagtcaatttagagtactctataataatttataaagcCTATTTTCACTTAATAAAGAACTAATGTGGGACATGTATGGTTCTCGTCAAGACTATGCTATGCAGTGCGTGCTCTTGTACTATATGACGTTACTAGGTTGTTCTGGTATTATTTATAGTGGTCCATGAAAAGCATTAGCTGTATTTGAGTtatcactccaaaatgactagtaaatttggagttttttataattatttatgaagcttttttttttttttttttttttttaaaaaaaaaaataataaaaaaaaaattaaaaagggtagGCCTGGGAGACCAATTGTGACTATTCTACATGAGCGTGactatagtagcacctacccgTTAGGAGTCGTACAGAAAATGGCCTAAACGATGAGAACCGCAGACATTCCATCAAGTCTAACTGAATCATAGCCTGATCTTCCTAATGTGAGAATGATGTGTTACACTATTGTCATCTTACTACTCTATATAACACGAAGCTTTCTAACAGGCATGTCAACATACTGTTggaattaatattaattaaacaattaaattaattattttttatcaacttaaatttttaggataaattgtgattaataaaatattagagCAAATATCATGAGTTCAATCTTGTCTTCGCCATTCACCTTCCGttccaattaaatatttcagaATTAACAACTTTATTGGAAGATACTGTAACCCTAAAATTAAGGAAACATTAAAAAGTGTGGTGTGAATAGCTTAAGCATAGTACCTGGAAATAATTGGGCATCAATGGAATAGTTTGACAGTGGAATGACATATGATTTGATCCTTGGGGTGCAGTACTTTGTCCTTGCTGCCATCCTCGAATTATTCTAGTAATTATTATTCGTTTGAAAAGAGcacaaaaatgataaaaacaagttattatatgtattattcaaatattttcaGTCAACATACTATACTAATGAGTCACCTGCCACTGTGAACCAAAGAGTATACAACAAGGAGAAAGattagaaaattgaaagaaaatgctTGTAATATATACAAATCGCtaagtaatgctaaaaactatatttttaacTATAACTATCTAATGTTGATATGTCAGTTTCAATTGACCCGTAGAATAAGAATGTGGCAAATGGAAGTCGGTTTGTATTACTGGAAATTTGaccccaaaataaaaagaaagagaaatgatatacaTTGTACTTTTATTTCATTGGGTTGATGCAACCGCCCATtggcttttaatttttcttttttttatttaacaagaGCCAATGTGTGCtgataaaatagaagaaatgagTTAAGTACCTGGATGAGAAGGTAGCTCTTGCCGTCAATGGCGTTTTTGATAACTTTGAAGGTCTGGCCATAGTAGATATGGAAATTGACGGCATCTTCCACCTTTGAAATGTTACCCACAGTCACTGTCGACGTTGCTGCATTCACACCGTCAAGACACCCGACATTGAAGAAGAGCCAAACCTCAACGAGGAAGAAGAGTTGCAGtatccaagaagaagaagaagaagaagaagccattcaaaaatgaagaagaaacaaagCCCTGTTGCTATACTATAGCGTTACAGCTCTCAAGCGCGCGCACATGAATATGGCAGTCAAGCATTTAGATTTTAGAGTAAGCTAAAAAGTTGCCTAGCTTTATATGTATTTAACCACCATGAACACctacagagagagagatttgcagCTTTGGAAAAGGCATGTAAATAATGGGAAAGGTGGTGGGGGGTCGAATTGAATGATGTTTTGGAAGGTTGCGGAGTATAATTTGTTAATTGGTGAGTTGGTGTTCACCCGTGAACCCATGTTTCCCTtgcttttgtcattttcttttcatcatTTCCCATTTGTTCCCAATTTCTTACCCTTTCTGTCTTCTCCATCATCAAGCGGGCCATGTGCGGATCTGCTGCGCGCACCACTGCCCACCTTTCGCTACAcagtaaacaataaataaaccaCTTGAAAAATTCATCTCTAAACTCCCTGTGATCAAAAGGAttcgtttttcttttcaaagttAGCAGCCAATTTGCATTCTGAGTGATCATTTTGGGTCTTGTGTCAAGacataagtataaaattatattggTCAATTTTAACTCAACTTATTTAAGTAAATTGGCCAGACTCGTCAACTATAACCGGTTGATTTCATGTTAAATTAATGTCAGGTTCGTAAATTGTGTTAAAAATAGTTACTCCTTTGGTCTCATATTGAGTTCAGATCATGTTGATATATGCATCAGtttaagattatatatgtcGATTATAATCTGTCCAATTAATAAATTAGATCACTCCTTTCAACGCTAATCAACGAATTTCGTATTGGGTTCGTACATATACAATCAGAAATTAATTGGCTTTTGGAGCTAAGAAAGAGCATATAGAGTTGGGTGGTGGGTGGGCAGGCACGTTCGCTCCCACTTTTGCAGCTCAACAAGGTGCATGTTCACAAGCAACAAGCATGTATATGGTTGAGGCCGATAATTGTCTgtgaaatgataaaataattattggacCCCCACCCTCCCATCTTGTTGTAGTACGTACCCCGTGAATGTGATGACCCTATGAATCATTACTCATCTTCACCAATATGGCTACAATTTCCCCCCTATCTTTTAGAGCATGGATAGTGAAAAAGGTATAATTAAGCAAAAGCAATATAAAAGTAACTCAAAAGCttttcaaactactttttaacttctttttctttatggCCATGAGTTGATAGATTAATTATGTTAAGTGTAGTATATGTTGGCAAATTCTATAGACCAAAACACGTGTAAGTTGTGTTTTGGTCCATTGATAAGTGGGTGGTGTCATTGAAGATTTGTTATACATGCTGCTTGATTTATTTTGTCCAAGACACAATCAATACTTGTTATAGAGTGCATTTGGtattatgattttatagacaaaaaatatGACCTAAGAATCGTGATTATAATTAAACGAATTTAAAGGTGCCACCGAATTTAGAATGCGCATATGAATTtctaagattttgtttttgattatgAATGAATTTTTTTCTAGCTAAATTGAACCTAGAGTTTTCTGCACCTAATATATacattttgtttcttacttatTATGTAAGATTTTGggagaaaaataatatatgaacaTAAAAGAATCACAAAATACTTACCTTGAGCTATTATTGTTCAAATAGAGccgacaattttttacacaaaattAGCGAGTTATGATTTGGTATAACCGGGTTTGGGTAAATTCGAGTTGACCAAATTAATCTGTTTAATAAATTGGTCAACCCCGAGTCAACCCGCTTAACCTAGCTATGAGCAACTAACTTGTATAAttatacaattaatttttttttcttttacaataaaAAGACAACTTCAACGGGTTAGCGGGTCAAATGagttattaatttatttgagtTAGTTTTCAAATTATGAGTCAAACAATACCAAACACgacctatttaattattaaatgggTTATGTGGGCCGGGTCAAGTCAACTCAACACGACTAGTTTATCAAATGGGTCATGTCGTGGCACTCACTTATTTAAATTGGCTGTGTCATGAGTGAGATGGGTGTTATCTATTTAACTAAACGGGTGTTAGGATTGATCATTAGCGGTTTGGTGGGTCAAAAGGGTCTACACACCAACTCACAAGCCAAACTCAAGTGCTTAAATTGAAGAAGGAAGATTGAACTTAATTTGTTGAATCTTCTTATTACAACCCTCACAATATGTTTGTATAGAGAGTGACAGATAAAGTTTTCAACCTATCTTAATTATTCTCAAGTAAAAATTATGACGGATAAAGAATCAAAGACTTATTTATAAATAGGCTAAGATGCCCCCATCCACAGTTCTAACGTTTCTCCCTTCTATCGCCAAGAGAGACAACATTTGAGAAATCCCATGGGAGAGAACATATAAATGCATGGCTTTTGCAACTCGTTGGCTTGCATgtgcagcatatatatatatatatatatcttgaagaAAATACATAAGAAAATTCTATTaatataaatcaataataaatatcaaataaattttgagtcaatatatataaagtacaAATTAAGTATTTTGAGGCGCATCTGCCTATAACAAGAAGAAAGCTGACTTATGCTTCCCAAATTAGCAACTAAAgttagaaataaaatgaaaatcatcaGGAAATCAAGCAGTGGGTATAATGTGGTTTGCCCACATGGTACAAAGAGCTAAAGAAATGGTGAGGAAGATCCCTACACTCTTGGAAAAGGCACTAAAACTATAATTCCCACCTCCTTGTGTGTTAATTACCAACGAATCCtgttttttcctttcacttCTTTCCTTGTTCTTCATATTGTTAGGGCAGCATCCTTTCCCTTTCACTTTTCCAGCAGTTGCAGTaaacccatcttcttcttccagaTATCCCCCGACATATAGGTGCACCAAAACAAGTGCGACCATTGAAAGAAGTTCACTTGctacaaatttaaattttctaaaggaagaagatgatctaaTATTATTCTCAGGCGACCTTATTTGTACATCAGATTTCCGATGATCAACCGACAAGTTTTTCATCATTGCTGGGTTTAGGTGGACCTTGACCGTCTCCGAAGGAACTATTTGGTGAAAGAATGTCTCGGCCACCTGGCGAGTTGAGACAAACATTCCGTGGTTGACTTTAATTTCCTCAATCACCTCGAAGCTTGGAGAATTTGAATAATCATCCATGTCTCCATCATCAAGCTGGAAGTTGTCGTTTGGCTCAATATCGTTGATAAATCCAAGTGGGAAACTGTTTATCTCTGAGTCATTGAACTCATTGCAGCTTTTGGTGTGCCCACTGTGATCTCCTGCAGTTAAACTCTTGTTAAttagtgaaaagaaaaatgatttattttcagAATATATAAGAAGTAAATAATTATGATGATTTTGATATATACCTTGAATCTCATGCTCTTCTCCTCTCTGGAAGCATGAAATATCTTCTATTGGAACAATCTTGTGTTCTTCCACCATTAAACTCTGTCCaatatggattttattttaataaaaaaaaatatatagttatgTTCTTAAAGAACTAGGCCTAAAAATGATATTGGCTAGCTTCTAGTGCAAAAGCAATTTCGACTTgctagtaataataataataaaaagacacaaatcTATTGACCATGTaagaaaattaatcaattacttgtcaaagggtaattttttttttttttttttttaaatgatgaacTTTGGCTCACTACAAGAAATATCAATCTTTAGCGACAACATTTTTAGCAATGTCGACTCAAAAGCCGTCGCTCATAAATGATTATATGCGACGGCTTTTGAGAGTTGTTGCTAATAATTAAGCGATTATCAGCGAcgacaaaaatcaaataaaatataagtgGTACCTTCTCAAGATCTTTGTCGGACATTCCCACCCATCTCAGGTTCTCTGCCATAATTCTCTCCGTCTTAAAATCTCCATCCATATCTCCAATATGCGTAGACCTTGTACTTGGATCCTCCCAATATCTCTCAGAATTCATgtcaccaacttgaatattacGTGTATGATCTCTGCTGCCAACCATAAAGGAAAAATCATCATCAGGGGCATAATTTCCACCCCATGTGTCCGGAATGTTTGAGTGATTTATTAGTTCCTGAGAAGCTTGAGCTACTGAAAGGATTTCCTGCAAAATATCGGTTTCATTTGCACTTTCTCGTATCGGGGTTGACTGTGACATTATTCTAAAGTCGGTGAATCCAGCTTGAGGAAAATCATCCACCTCTAATGGAGGAAGTGAGAATCGATGCTGCATCCTTGCGCACTCTAATGCTATATCCACCTGCAAAGGGACAGAGCGTACGTACATCTTTTAGGgttacaaaaaatatttaacatttgattgatcaaaTATGTTAAAAGATAGAGAATTTTACTTTGGATGGAGGGTATGAAACATTTGCATAATTTGGAAATGGTGGAGGGGTTAAGTTAAATGCATCTTCTGATAAGTACTGCATCCATTTCCCATCTCTTGCTGCATTCATATGATCAAGTGATGATCCAGTAAGCATGCTGGGTGAGCAAGAATCATATGGCATTTGATAATTATCTGATCTCTCCAAATCTTGATCACCTCTTCCCTCAGAATATAGGTCAATGCTTGATGAGTGGTTGCTAGTTAGTTGGTAGGTATTTGTGGTAACATAATGCTCTCCGATCTTCGGACTAGGTGTAGTACTCTTCTTGAACACTCGACAAAGTGCATATGCATCCTGCACGTAAtatttaataaactgttatacGATTGTCATACATACAACTAAAAATAACGTTATAGTGAAAATAGCTaggttgcatatatatatatatatatatatatatacctgcaagCCTGAAGGAGCATTGTCACATTCTCTCTCGTCCAGACGGTATTCATGCATAACCCAACCAGTTCGAGCACCGTGAGGGGCTCGCCCTCGATAATAAACAAGGGTTTTCTTCATGCCGACAGCACGCGTCTGAGAGTTCACTTTTCGATCCTTCCCGGTGGCCTTCCAATATCCGGCTTTGGTTGCCCGATTAGTCCTTGATCCATTGGGATACTTCCGATCCCGTGGACTAAAGAAATACCATTCAAGATCTTTGCTTGGTAATAATGACTTCCCTGTAACGTTTTGCAACATCATTAGTGCTCTTATATTTATGATTTAATAAGCACTTGcattatagaaaaataaaaaaaaaagaatctgtATTCTTGGGAGCTGGAAATAAGTTATTCATCTCAAACAGTCAAAATGCACTCAAACAGTAAAAGATATAAAAGCATTAGTAGCATATTGCTTGAAGCTCATGTCTCTTGCAGAGAAAATGCAACCCTTTCCTTTTCCTGTGCTTTTTGACTTGGGTCTCTCGGATTGTGTCTCACTACAAATCTTGAAGCTCACAACATTTCTAAAGCAGCATCCAACTTATTACTTCCTTTTCCAATGAAAGCATATATCAATGAGGTGGAatgaaatattttatgttaaagtTTAAGATATTTGACTAGTTAATAAAGCGTGTTCAACGCGTTTAAGTAATTTTTCATGAACAAAAAGAATGCAAATCGTGTCTAAAGGAAGAGTGATCAAGTCATTATACATATGATGTGTGGTCACCTTTTGGAAAAGGTATTGGGACCAGTTTTGGCTTCTAgtcaaatttctattaaaatagACACTTAAAGAAAAATTGGGTGATTAAGGATGCAGTCTTCAAGCCAAGGCAAAATATTCTTATCGTGTTATATATGCAGTACGCGGTAGGAAAAGGTAGAAATCAGCAAAAGATTATCACTCAAACCCTAAATAAAAGATTTCATATAATTAACCCATTTTGATTTATATAgattaacttttatatataagttGTAAATTTTTCAAGAAGCAACAATTAATATACCTTGATTGTTCTTTTACCATATTCCTTATTCCTTTCTTTCCCCAGTCTTCATTAGTATCAAGTCATATTGTGGAATTAATGGCAATAAATGAATATTTAACCAAGTAAATGCATGGCTCAATGAACAATTGCATATAAATGATGTCAAGAAGTTtgatttcccttttcttttaaagatggaatttaaatataaaatgaagttcagtttgtttctatatatatatattttgatgtttgTCTATCACTCTTAAAAACGTTAATTTAAAGCTTGCTTAAATAGTCTTAAAGCTTTTTCATTCTCAACCAACTAATTAAGCATATATACCATATATTATCCACTCTATAAAACcactttttcttaattaatcattcatcaaatattttaagGCATATATATGATATCATTTCCCGCATTTTGCACATATGTTTCTCACATATAAGAGACTTTGTTAAGGAAATAACACTGATCATCatagtttatatatatcttCGATCAATTTTCTACTAcaataaatgatcattttatcAAACTCAATATTCAAAACAACTAAGATTCATCGTTAATTAGTAACACAACAGAGGATTCAAAGTTCAATTGgaaataaatcatatatatagacTTTGCGGATATAATCGTACTCGATCGCTTTCATTCTCAGCATTCTCAAAGGTTGTCAATCGAGCTCTACGCACTATTTTGACATCAAAAGAGTATAATAACGTTGCTATTGAAAGGGGGTTGTGGGGGTTGCTTTGGTGCCGACAGGAGAAGGGTGTGGTGTCTGGGGTTTGTCATATATAGTACTGTCGGTGTTCGCTTATGTTGAAACAATTGGagctttaaaagaaaatgaaaaaacaagaaagggGCATTAAAAGAAAGGatgtataatataatatatatacctgGTAACTCCCATGGTTCACATTTGTAGAGATCAACTTCGGGGATGACCTCCAATTCAATCTCACGACCATTAATCTTTCTTTTGAGGTAGTAGGCAACAAGTTCCTCGTCAGTCGGGTGGAAACGAAAACCAGGAGGCAATGAAACAGGAGccatatctatatatatatgatcacccTTTTGGAACTTGTTCAATTCCTCTACTTGGtttagagaaatgaaagaggatcGGATGACGACCAGCCTCTCGTATTCAAAAACAACAAAGAGACTAGCCCTTGAAATCAACAACTATACAACAACACTGTtctacacacacacaaaaaaaaaaacgctgtCGTATTAGTCATAATATTGGATATACAGAACTTAATTAATTCTCCATGCATGTCAATAtgtataagagagagagagagagaaagagagacctTAGAACCCTAGGCaggcagaagaagaagaagaagaagatgcaagtgatgaatgagagagagagagagagaggtggaaTGTGGGTGTTGCTTGGGGTTTTGATAAGAggacaaaaagaaagagagaaaaagcaaATGGGAGGCTGCCACCCCCTACTAGCCGCCTTTaacttttcatttgttttttcacAATCCAATACTTATTCTTCTTATCGTTCTTTTGAAGCCtaagactctctctctctctctctctctctctctgcaattATCCCATCCTTCGTTCTTGTCCTTTCTTGGAATCTAAGGTACCTGATTGGATGCGTTTACCGACAATTGTTGTATGAAGGAATATCTACGTTAACGAGAAACCCAGGAAATTAAAACGAATTTCGGCGGCGTTGTAACTCAACAATGTCGCTTTCACATGCTCATTTCCTGTCCTTCATAATAATCGCCGATTTCCTTTTTGTTCGCGTCCTCGTCatgaaaaaacatatatatatatatatgcaaattctaaaagaatgtcttttttttcttcgtgATTAAtgggggaaaaagaaagaagaagaaatttgatCTATGACCGCTACATGCACAATATATGTCTAGAAATCTCTTTATCATGTGCGTACGTTCGTGTTTGTGTAAGAAAGTTAATTACAATGAGAttatattaattagtttatgaGGTTCTCCTAAAGCCTAAAGGAGAACCTCATGGTCACGAGAATTAACTAACGTACAACGGCCATTAACCAACgaagataaagaaagaagaggaatgTGTTACAACAAATCATGGCATCCCAATCAAACAACGTGACAGCACAGGCAAAAGCTCGCCGTGGTAAGAGTAATGAAAGACTACGGTTCATCGGGACCCCATGTGGGGCCAGCTTTCGCCACGTGAACTAAAGATCCCACGTGGCAGGTCAGGATCACTTGTAAGTTTTATCATCCTTTTCCCATCGatgccatctctctctctctctctctatcacaCTTTTCCTTTCCATCAATCCAGCTTTTGGTGCTTTTCTCCTTTAGGAGTTTATGCTTCCTGGAGgtttttgttattattgttaatttattttaaaattgataagCCCATGCTTTTGAACCTTTGTTTATATATACTTCTATTGATATATAACGGATGAtgcatatttttgtttgtttgttttcacaTTGATGAGGATGTGGTATAAAGTCATCACCAATTAAGGGATTTTTAGATATGTGATTTGTCAgtacttatatctaaactacgAGTTTAGGGATTCATCCATCTATGCGTGGGAAAGGTGAcaattataacttataagtaCCCCATGACATCTTGTAATTAGTACTTAAAATATGatagggtaaagttcacttaacccccttaaactaccaccccaatgacaatctacctctcaaactatcaattacgacaatttactccataaa
This window of the Corylus avellana chromosome ca5, CavTom2PMs-1.0 genome carries:
- the LOC132181032 gene encoding uncharacterized protein LOC132181032 (The sequence of the model RefSeq protein was modified relative to this genomic sequence to represent the inferred CDS: added 197 bases not found in genome assembly), with protein sequence MASSSSSSSWILQLFFLVEVWLFFNVGCLDGVNAATSTVTVGNISKVEDAVNFHIYYGQTFKVIKNAIDGKSYLLIQNNSRMAARTKYCTPRIKSYVIPLSNYSIDAQLFPVSFLELLGLLGNLKGITSDSVASQCVLKLFQSGEIQIINKSDPQQLLQFGAHFVTDNTDQPQACNIASFVPFVEDAPLQRAEWIKFLGVFANLETTANQVYDAVKENYLCLTKVAASKKSFKPTVAWMGYYDGVWSFTKEAFKLKYTEDAGGENVDSSINKMTYNISNPEDLDQLHAILCTVDVLIDETYTTDPASYTLSTFFQNIYIEDHSCFSFLTNQTLWRYDKRIYNSTLDWFNGAVSQPQLVLADLIEASFPTGNYTTTYFRNLAKEEEVISISPDMCDRETSTAMQPTLVACR
- the LOC132181030 gene encoding NAC domain-containing protein 54-like; the encoded protein is MAPVSLPPGFRFHPTDEELVAYYLKRKINGREIELEVIPEVDLYKCEPWELPGKSLLPSKDLEWYFFSPRDRKYPNGSRTNRATKAGYWKATGKDRKVNSQTRAVGMKKTLVYYRGRAPHGARTGWVMHEYRLDERECDNAPSGLQDAYALCRVFKKSTTPSPKIGEHYVTTNTYQLTSNHSSSIDLYSEGRGDQDLERSDNYQMPYDSCSPSMLTGSSLDHMNAARDGKWMQYLSEDAFNLTPPPFPNYANVSYPPSKVDIALECARMQHRFSLPPLEVDDFPQAGFTDFRIMSQSTPIRESANETDILQEILSVAQASQELINHSNIPDTWGGNYAPDDDFSFMVGSRDHTRNIQVGDMNSERYWEDPSTRSTHIGDMDGDFKTERIMAENLRWVGMSDKDLEKSLMVEEHKIVPIEDISCFQRGEEHEIQGDHSGHTKSCNEFNDSEINSFPLGFINDIEPNDNFQLDDGDMDDYSNSPSFEVIEEIKVNHGMFVSTRQVAETFFHQIVPSETVKVHLNPAMMKNLSVDHRKSDVQIRSPENNIRSSSSFRKFKFVASELLSMVALVLVHLYVGGYLEEEDGFTATAGKVKGKGCCPNNMKNKERSERKKQDSLVINTQGGGNYSFSAFSKSVGIFLTISLALCTMWANHIIPTA